One Arachis hypogaea cultivar Tifrunner chromosome 2, arahy.Tifrunner.gnm2.J5K5, whole genome shotgun sequence genomic window, AAGAGTATTGCTGCTGAGCTTCAGGTGCAGTTGACTGAGACCGAGAAGTTGCTGAAAGAGATTAAAGAAAGTTATTCTAAGGATGTGGAAgatttgaagaaaaaggaaagtgATCTGGTGAACCTGCAAACTCGTCTGATTGAGGTTACTGCTCAATTTAAGGATATGGAGAAGAAAAAGGCTGATGAGATATTGGATTCGTTTATTGAAGGTTTTGAAAGAGAAAGGCTGCAGGTTAAGTTTTTGGTTCCAGATGCCGATCTCTCTGGCATGGATCCTGGAAAGATTGTTCGAGATGGTCAGCTAATCGAAGATGATTGGGATGCAGAAGATGAAGCCGATAATGTTTAATGTGTTTTGTTAGAAacttatttgaatttattttgcaCATGTAATAGTTAATTTTGTGTGTTTTGAACTTTGTTGAATTGacttgtttgaattttgaaagtgATGCTTTTTATAAAAGCTGTTTGTTATTCGTCGAAAAGTTTTCCAAGCTTATTGGCATTGCTGTTGATGATGCTATCTGACAATGGCAGGTTTGTAGCTTAGACATGTATTGGGCTTTGTCTGAGGTGTATTGATAAAGTTATATTTGATTGATAATATCAGTCGCATAGTTGTTTGATGAAGAAAATAATATACGTCTCCTATATATTCGGAGTCTTTTTGAACCTTTCGAAtacaaaggtgcaggtaggctagcctcgttaaaacctctccaagcaaaaccctttGGGATAAAATCTtagtagtaggaaaaagagtaccagCCTGTCCCTGTCTTTTAACTGTAAAATTTCTTTAAGGAAGATATGTTCCATGTACTAGGTATGAGTTTACCATCTAGCGATTCTAGCTTGTATGCTCCTTGGCCGAGTACTTCTGATACTCGGTATGGGCCGTCCCAATTGGCTGCGAGCTTTCCGTGTGTTGGTGGTTTTCGAGCAGTTTCGGTTTTGCGGAGGACTAAGTCTCCTTTCACGAATGATCTGCTTCTGACTGACTTGTTGTATTGTCGAGCAATTGTTTGCTGCGCCGCGCGTTGCTTTAAGGCGGCGATGTCTCTAACTTCTTCGATGATATCCAGCTCGGATCTCCGAGCTTCGTCttgattgttgatttgagttcGGATTGAGTTCTGGGAGATCTCCAGGGGAATCATGGCTTCCGATCCATATACCAGCCTGAATGGCATTTCTTTTGTTGATGTTTGTGGGGTGGTGTTGTATCCCCAAAGGACTTCAGGTATTAGTTCGGCCCACAGTTCTTTGGCGTCATCTAGCTTTTTCTTTAGTGCATGCAGGATAACCTTATTTGCGGCCTCGGCTAGCCCGTTCGTTTGAGGATGTTCAACAGATGCGAAGTGTTGTCTTATTTTGAGATTCTGCAAAAAAGATTGAAACTTCTGATCGGCAAACTGGCGACCGTTGTTAGTTGTGATATGTTGAGGTATGCCGAAACGGCAAATAATGTTTTTCCAAACGAATGAAATCATTTGTTGAGATGTTATTTTTGCTAAAGGttgggcttccacccatttggagaaATAGTCAATGCCGACAATAAGAAATTTTACCTGGCCCGGTGCCGTAGGGAACGGCCCGAGTATATCCAAACCCCATTAGTTAAACGGCCAGCTGATGTCTGAGTGATGCATTTGCTCGGCAGGTATGTGTATCAGTGGTGCGTGTCGTTGGCAATTGTGGCATGATCTGATTTTTTGCTGGCTGTCCTGTTTTAATGTCGGCCAGAAAAATCCAGCTCGGAGGATTTTTGATGCTAGGCTCCGGGCTCTTGTATGTGTGCCACAGATTCCTTCATGTACCTCTGCTAATGCTATGTCAGCTTCTGACTTGTTGAGGCATTTGAGTAGAGGGCGAGTATATCCTCGTCGATACAATGTTCCATGGAGTATTGTGAAGGAAGATGCTCGTCGTCTGAACTTTTTATCGTTCTCGACCCCCTCTGGTATATAACCTGTTTGTAAATAGTGTATAAGGTCGTCCCTCCAATCCTTAACCTGTGTAACACTTAACATCTTTGTCAGAGTAACAGTGGGTGATGTTATTGTGAATTGTTGTAGTGTGGATAACTCGGATTGTGTGCTGCCGAGTTTGGATAAGATATCTGCCCTTTGATTTTGTTCGCGTGGTATATGTTCTATTTCAAATTTGAcgaattttgttaataatttgtTTACTAATAGCATGTATTTAGAGAGTAGAGGATCTTTTACCTGAAAATGGTCGTTTACCTGCTGTACCACTAACAAAGAATCACAATATACCTTGATCGTCGAGATTTGGAGATCTAAACAGAGTCGGAGTCCAGCGAGCAGTGCTTCATACTCGGATTGGTTGTTGCTGGCTTTGAAAGCTAAGTGAATGGAATGTTCTAATATGAAGCCATCGTCGGCTTCCAGACGAATTCCTGCTCCACAGCCCCCATTATTTGAAGAGCCGTCGACATATAAGATCCACTGTTTTGCATGATCTTCTCCCGATGGCATTGTAAATTCGGCGATGAAATCTTCCAGGAATTGTGACTTGATCGGTCCTCTGGATTGGTATCGGATATCGAACTCAGATAGTTCGACTGCCCATTTTATGAGTCGTCCTGCAATTTCTGGTTTGTGTAACACTTGTCTTAGTGGGTGATCGGTTCTGACGTGGATAACGTGGCTCTGGAAGTAAGGTCGGAGACGTCGTGCCGAGAATATTAGTGCTAGTACGAGCTTCTCGATCCTTGGATAATTGAGTTCGGCATGTTGGAGGGTCTTACTGACAAAGTATATCGGATGTTGAACTTTGTTTCTCTCTGTTACAAGGGCCGAACTTATCGCCCAATCAGTAACTGACATATATAGAAATAAATCTTTCCCTTGTCGGGGTTTTTGTAAAATCGGCGGTTGTGAGAgagttgtttttaatttcaaaaaggcTTTCTCACAATCGTCGTTCCATTCAAATCTGTTTTTCTTCTTAATTGTTTGGAAAAAAGGAATAGAAGTTGAAGCTAAACAGGGAACAAATCTGGAAAGTGCGGCAAGGCGTCCTGTGAGACGTTGAACTTCTTTGACTGTTTTAGGGCTGGCCATGTCCAGCACTGCtcggcatttgtctggatttgcctgTATTCCCCTGCACGTTagcaaaaaacctaaaaacttacCCCCTTGAACGGCGAAGGCACATTTCTCGGGGTTGAGACGCATGTTGTACTTGCGGATCTGGCCGAATATTTCTCTAAGGTCGCTGATGTGATTATCTCCGATTTTTGTTTTGGCGATCATATCATCGACATAAACTTCGATGTTCCTGCCAATTTGTTTGGCGAACACTTTATCCATAAGGCGTTGGTAAGTTGCACCTGCGttctttaatccaaatggcataactTTATAACAATAGTTACCGAAATAAGTGATAAAAGCTGTTTTATCTTGACCGGAGGGGTGCATGAGTATTTGATTATACCCTGAATAcgcatccataaaacttaaagtagCGTAGCCTGATGCATTGTCTACTAAAGAGTCTATGGATGGTAGTGGGTAAGAATCCTTTggacatgctttgtttaaatctgtgaaatcgacgcacatgcgccacttaccgttttgttttcttaccattaccacattgGCTAACCAGGTAGTGAATCTGATCTCTTTGATAAATTCGGCGTTGATGAGCTTTTGTGTTTCTTCTAGTGATGCTCTCCTCTTTTCTTCGCCGAGTTTTCGTTTCTTCTGCTGTACTGGTCGGACTGCCGAGTTTATTGCTAGTTTATGACTGATAATCTATGGATCAATGCCGGGCATGTCTGAAGGTGTCTAGGCAAAAAGCTTGGCGTTTTCTTGCAGGAAGGTCGCTATGGCCTGTAACTCAGCTGTGTTGATTGAGGTACCTACATATGTAAATTTGTTAGGGTCATTGTTGAAGTATACTTTTTGTAGGTCATCGGATGGTTTCGGGCGCTCAAGAAAATCAGCTCTTGGGTCGAGGTCGGCCATTATTTCCTCCTTTTGTTTGAGACCGACGTTGTTGACTTGTTGTGTTGAGCGGTTTTGGAACTTCATGCTGATGTTGTAACACTGTCGTGCCTCTTTATGATCTCCATGGATTGTGACAACCTGGTCACCCTGTAGTGGAAACTTTACACAGAGATGAACGGTAGAGACAATGGCGCCGAACTTATTTAAGAAAGGTCGGCCAAGAATAAGGTTATACGGACTGAAACAGTCAACTACTAAATATTGAATATCATTAGTTTTTGAAAGAGGATGCTCacccagtgtggtttgtaaccacactgatCCGAGTATTGGAACTCGTTCTCCTGAGAAGCCGACCAAATCTCCTTCTGTTGACTGCATCATGTTGTCGCTGAGCTTCATCTTTTGAAATGTGGAGTAAAACAGGACATCGGCGCTGCCCCCAGGTCCAAGAGAACTTTTTTCACTAATAGATCTCCTAGCTGAAGGTTGATCACCACAGGGTCGTCCAAATTTTGTATACTGGAGTTGAAGTCGGCGTATGTGAAAGTGACTTCGGGTTGTGGACTGGTGACTGTTGCGCCTTGTTGTGGTCCGTTTGCCGAACATATGGCTCTGAACGATCTTTTCCTCGCCGAGTTCGAGTATCCTCCACTGGCGTATCCTCCTGAAATACAATTGATTATACCTCGTGGTCTTTCATATTGGCTTGAAGATGCCTTCTCTTTTCCTCGGTTTTGTTCAGATAGGTCGTTTGTTGCGGAGCTTGGTCCGCGCTTTTGGATATGACTACCAATGTATTTGTCGAGGTGTCCCTGTCTTGCTAGTCGCTCTAGAAGGTCTTTTGCGACAACGCAATCATTAGTGTTGTGGCCATGTTTCTGGTGGAAAGCGCAATATTTTGATTTGTCCACGTTCTTTGCATCTTGGTATGtacttgcctttcttggtggctttATTAGTTTTGAgttcaagatctctttgattatgTCTTCTCTCTTAGTGTTGAACTGCGTATAAGAATCAAATCGAGGtgttagtttaaaatttttcttagtgGTTGAACCCTTATCTTCTTCGCGGAAGTATGATTTGTCAGACTTCCGAGCTTTTCTGAGCTCTTCGATATCAATTTGTCCTTTTGCCTTCTCTCAAAATTCTGCCAGAGTCCTCGGCTTGGCTACTGCGATTGTCTCCTGAAACTTTCCAGGTCGGAGACCACTTTTAATTGCGTGCAGATGGACCTCGGGGTGGAGGTCTGGTATGCTGATCGCGACCTTAGTGAAGCGTGTCATGTATTCCTTTAAGCTTTCGTTTGGTCCTTGCTTGATGGTGTTCAAGTAATCGGAATCGTGCAAGTATATTGCGGATCCGGCGAAATGCTCTTCAAATAACTTCGCCAACTGATGAAAACGCGAAATGGAACCTGCAGGCAAAGcacaaaaccaatcaagtgcaggaccgtctaaataatttggaaaacaacgacataaaacTGTATCTGATGCACCATTGACGATCATTATTGATCGGAATTTCTTTAGAAACTTCCTCGGGTCTCCGAGTCCATCATAAGGCGTGAGGGTCAGCGGCAGAGTGAATCTCTTCGGCAGTTCGAAGTTCATAACTTCGTTCGTGAAGGGACCCACAGGGTCTTCGgactcttctttttcatcttcggGCCGTGGCTCCTCGTGTCGAGCGGTCTCCGAAACATGAGTGGGTTGGGACTGATGTTCCTCGTCTTCTGATTGCTGGCGGTGAGCATCGTTGTGCTCAATCCGAGCATGATTTATTTCAGCAATTTGGGCAGCCATTATTTGGTTCTCGTCAGCCATTCGTTGATTGGCTTGTTGTAGCTCAGCTACCATTCGCATAAGTTCGGATAATGAAGGAGGCGGTGCGTCAACCATGGATGCAGACGGAAGTGATgggaccaaaagaaaaaaatacgatttcttcggccccacggtgggcgccaattgatCTTGCCTGGGAAATTGGTCGGTTTCAACTCCTCAAGATCAGCCGAGTTATATGCTGCAAGGCTGAACGTCCACCTCTGAGAATCCGAGTTCCTTATCTCCGTTGTAGGTGTGAGGGCACGAGCAATACAAAGGGGgcggagtgtacctgcaaaggcactccaatgcttaagtcagtGTGGTGTCGAGTTCAGAAAGATGATCCTCCAAAAAGATACTTTACCTTTCTTTTATAGACATATATATTCGTCCGTTATATTCTAAATGGTAAATTGTCGGTTTCGTAACCGATTTTATCTTACCGTTTGAAACGTCGGTTATGATGATATTAATGTCaccgagttatagctcataaGGGACGAGCAATAACGGTAGATGGCAAGTTATGGTGATGGCCAGTAACGATTATGAGGCCGAGTTATAGCTCGTATTAATGGTGACCATATCAAtactcaataatatttttaaaataatataattcactaatatatatatatatatattcttcatTGTTAAAAAATAATGTCTTAATAAGCCGTAAAGGtagcttttaaaaaaaaagattaatgcAATCACATGTATCATTTTATTCGAGGTAAtgtattcaaa contains:
- the LOC140177148 gene encoding uncharacterized protein, coding for MVDAPPPSLSELMRMVAELQQANQRMADENQIMAAQIAEINHARIEHNDAHRQQSEDEEHQSQPTHVSETARHEEPRPEDEKEESEDPVGPFTNEVMNFELPKRFTLPLTLTPYDGLGDPRKFLKKFRSIMIVNGSISRFHQLAKLFEEHFAGSAIYLHDSDYLNTIKQGPNESLKEYMTRFTKVAISIPDLHPEVHLHAIKSGLRPGKFQETIAFNTKREDIIKEILNSKLIKPPRKASTYQDAKNVDKSKYCAFHQKHGHNTNDCVVAKDLLERLARQGHLDKYIGSHIQKRGPSSATNDLSEQNRGKEKASSSQYERPRGIINCISGGYASGGYSNSARKRSFRAICSANGPQQGATVTSPQPEVTFTYADFNSSIQNLDDPVVINLQLGDLLVKKVLLDLGAAPMSCFTPHFKR